AACGCTGCCCGCACAACGGCTTTTCACTTGCTCAGGGGCAGACCATCTTTACAGAAAGCGGAGAATGTGCCCTTGTGTGTCCGCTGCATCGGTATGCATTTGGTGTACATAATGGAAGGCGTGTAAACGGAGGTGGCGAAACCGCACGCGCTTTTCCGGTTGAAGTGCGCCACGACGGGGTGTACCTCGGTACGGAAGAAATGGAGTGGGGCTGGAAAAAGAAAACAAACTAAGAAGCTGTCCAGATTTTGTTTTTGAGATTTGTTATGAGTTCATTTTTTCTCAGACAAGGCGGGGTTTGCAGCAGATACTTGGAGAGTATCAGCAAAAACTCCAACGAAGGATGAGATAA
This genomic stretch from Bacteroidota bacterium harbors:
- a CDS encoding Rieske 2Fe-2S domain-containing protein; the protein is MFRTVIRWHRIFNSAADALKRIPPGRPLLLHVAGRKVCVVNANQPGSDAPPAFAAIEERCPHNGFSLAQGQTIFTESGECALVCPLHRYAFGVHNGRRVNGGGETARAFPVEVRHDGVYLGTEEMEWGWKKKTN